From the genome of Candidatus Palauibacter scopulicola:
CAGCCGCTCGAGCCACTCCGCGACGCCGGAACTCGGCGTCCGCCGCTCGGCGGCGGTCATCGAGCGCAGGATCTCGCACTCGACGTGGGCCCGTGCGGCCGTGAGCGCGTGGTGCTGGCAGTCCGTGAGCGCATCGAACGCGGTCATCCCGCGGGCGATCCGGTGCCGGACCCGCCGCGCGAGCGAAAGCACGAGGTCCGAGCGGCGGGCGTCGAGAATCGCGTCCTGGAAGCCGGGGTCGCGGAGGTGGGCTTCGCTCGTCTTCCGTGCGATGATCCAGTTGCGCTCGGCGATCGCGCGGCGGGCGCGGGCGGCGGCGAAGCGCGCGATCCCGAGCGCGCCGAGATCCCCGAACTGCTGGCGGAAGCCCGTGAGGAGATCCTTCGCCACGAGTTGCATGAGGACGGTGTTGTCGCCCTCGAAGGTCGTGAATACGTCGCTGTCCGCCTTGAGCGCGGCGAACCGGTTGTGCGCGAGGTAGCCGCGCCCCCCGCACGACTCGCGGCATGCCTGGATGGTGTCCGTCGCGTGCCACGTGGCGCAGGCCTTGAGCCCGGCCGCAGCCGCCTCCAGGCGTCGCCGCCGCGCCATATCCCCTGCCTCCGGTTCGCCGGAGCCCCCCGCCTCCGCCGTCACGGCGGCCAGGTACTCGGCCTGCAGGTCGTGGAGGGCGAAGTTGAGCGCGTACGTCGTGGCGAGGCGCGGGAGGAGTCGCCGCTGGTGGGCGGGATAGTCGAGCAGGATGCGCTCGGCCTCGCCGGACGCACCGAACTGCCGGCGCCGCGCGCCGTACCGGACCGCGATCGTGAGGGCGACCTTCGTCGCGCTGAGCGCCGCGCTCCCCACGGCGACCCGGCCGCTGACGAGGGTGCCGAGCATGGTGAAGAAGCGGCGGGCCGGACTCGCGATCGGACTCCGATAGGCCCCGTCGTCGTCGATGGAGGCGAAGCGGTCGAGGAGGTTCCCGAGCGGCACGCGCACGCGATCGAAGTGGAGGCGTCCGTTGTCCACGCCGTTCAGGCCGAGCTTCTCCCCGCAGTCCTCGATCGTCACGCCGGGCAGCGGCTCCCCGTCTTCGCCGCGGATGGGGACGAGGATCGCGTGTACGCCGCGCCCTTCCCCCTCGACCTCGAGTTGCGCGAACACCGTGGCAAGCCGGCCGTCCCGCGCGGCGTTCCCGATGTAGTCCTTGCGCGCTCCCGGCACCGGGGTGTGGACGACGATCTCCTCCGTCCCGTGATCGTAGACCGCCGCCGTCTGAATGTCCTGGACGTTGGACCCGTGCAGCGTCTCGCTCATCGCGAAGCACCCCGGGAGCGCCAGCGTGCCCGCGTCCCTCAGGTATTTCTCGTGGTGTCGCCGGGACCCGAGCTGGTGAATGCTGCCGCCGAAGAGCCCGAACTGGACGCCGAACTTCGTGAGCAGGCTGAGGTCGAAGAAGGCGAGCGTCTCGAAGGTGGCGAGGAAGGCCGCCGGATCGTCCCCGCCCCCAAACTCCGCGGGATAGCTGAGGGCCCCGAGTCCCTCGTCGGCGAGCACCCGGCACCACTCTGAGACGCGTGCGCGGTAGTCGTCGGTCGAGAG
Proteins encoded in this window:
- a CDS encoding acyl-CoA dehydrogenase; the encoded protein is MAGPGPTAEPGSLAFHPLLYVAWADGELAAEELAMLRGHLRQAGVAEGALAEWLDPDAPPSAERLLHLLDEVRRRAADISPERRRSLTELGIAIAKADGAHPTREERAAILRIEEALGLGGPDAVATLFDPVRPIAPLPDVQPRFDPGAMARFLGGPAPETRQRVRALLSDGRFETVAGLSTDDYRARVSEWCRVLADEGLGALSYPAEFGGGDDPAAFLATFETLAFFDLSLLTKFGVQFGLFGGSIHQLGSRRHHEKYLRDAGTLALPGCFAMSETLHGSNVQDIQTAAVYDHGTEEIVVHTPVPGARKDYIGNAARDGRLATVFAQLEVEGEGRGVHAILVPIRGEDGEPLPGVTIEDCGEKLGLNGVDNGRLHFDRVRVPLGNLLDRFASIDDDGAYRSPIASPARRFFTMLGTLVSGRVAVGSAALSATKVALTIAVRYGARRRQFGASGEAERILLDYPAHQRRLLPRLATTYALNFALHDLQAEYLAAVTAEAGGSGEPEAGDMARRRRLEAAAAGLKACATWHATDTIQACRESCGGRGYLAHNRFAALKADSDVFTTFEGDNTVLMQLVAKDLLTGFRQQFGDLGALGIARFAAARARRAIAERNWIIARKTSEAHLRDPGFQDAILDARRSDLVLSLARRVRHRIARGMTAFDALTDCQHHALTAARAHVECEILRSMTAAERRTPSSGVAEWLERLRCLYALAAIEREAAWFLEQGYLDPPKSKAIRRTVTALCAEIRPQALPLVDAFDVPQSSLGGSIGL